The nucleotide sequence TCGCTACCTCCATCATCGTGTTCTTAACAGCACTAGCCCAGGCTGGTTCGGAATAACCCTTGGTCACTCAAGAACCCATTTTTCACATTGAAGACATTGAAACTGTTGTCGACAATCAATGGCAGGTAGTGGGAGAAAACCCGGCGATTCTTTTAGACCCAACCACACAACCAATCGGCTGGACCAAAATTCTTTTTGTTTACCAAAGCGAACCGTCCATCATGTTGAACCCGGTGCTTTCGTTTTACAAAAACGGTGAACGGACGCGCATCCGACTTGACCGAGATAAGCAAGGGCTCGTCAGCCATGTAGTGAAGTTGCCCCCTGAAGCAATCGACCTACGCATTGAACTCCTCGGGGTGCGTGGCCGCTTCACCATGGGCCGGGCAGAGTTTCAAAACCTGACTCGAAAAAAATCTTTCTTGGCTGTTCTGTTACAAGCGATCCGGTCATGGCGAGCATTGGCAAAAACCCCCAAGGGTGTCCCGGGTGGAGGAGTAGCGGGTCGTACCCTTCGTTACGTCAAACGAAATGGCATCCGTGCACTGGTTATTCGCCTCAAACAAGCTTTTGGGCAAGGAGTGGGAGCAGAACTCTTGGCCGGGCGCCGCCTGGCAGACTATGAGGCACTTTGCCACGGTTGGAGCCTCCACAAAGAAGACTTTGAGCGTATAAAAAGCAAAATAACCGAAATAGATGAGCCACCGATTATCTCGGTAGTGATGCCGGTCTATAACCCACCAGAAAAATGGTTACGCCAAGCCATTGAATCCGTGCTTGACCAGGCTTACCCCTATTGGGAACTCTGCATAGCTAACGATGCCTCAACCCAGAGCCACGTGGCTGAAGTACTCAACGAATATGCCCATGCTGATAACCGAATAAAAGTAGTACGTCGAGAAAAAAATGGCCACATTTCTGCGGCGAGCAATTCAGCGCTAGAACTGGCCGCGGGCAAGTGGGTGGCTTTACTTGATCATGACGATGTGCTTCACCCAGCAGCCTTGTTTTGCCTCGCCGACCAAATAAACAAACAGCCCAACGTTCAGTTTATTTATACCGATGAAGACAAAATTGATGAAAACGGTGTGCATTTTCAACCACACTTCAAACCCGACTTAAACAAGACGCTGTTGCGGAGCCAAAACTATGTAAACCATTTTGTTGCCGTAGAACGCCTACGGCTAGAAAAATCCGGACGTTTTCGCTCAGAGTTTGATGGAGCACAAGATTATGATCTTTTTTTGCGCTGCACTGAAAAACTTTCACCAGAGCAAATAGCCCACATCCCGCTCCCCCTTTACAGTTGGCGAACCACCAAAGGCTCCACATCCGCCGATGCAGGAGCAAAAACTTATGCAGAAAAAGCCGGCAGACAAGCAGTGGAAACCCATTTGCTTCGCCTCGGCATAAAAGCCGAAGTAACCATTGGTGCGGCTCCCACCACTTATCGAGTGAAGTACGAACTGCCTTCAGAGCGCCCCATGGTTTCGGTGGTCATTCCGACTCGTGACGGGGTCAGCCATTTACGCAAGTGCCTGGCCAGCCTTGAAGAACACACCACCTATCCCAACTACGAAGTGGTGATCGTCGACAATGGGAGCGCCGAAAGGGAGACTCTAGATTTTTTGAAATCCCAAGCCCAAAACCCCCAAATAAGCATTTTGAGGTTTCCCGGAGAGTTCAACTACTCAGCCATAAACAATGCTGGAGTAAATGCAGCAAAAGGGAGCATTGTTTGCCTGCTCAACGATGACACCGAAGCCACAACCAGCGGATGGTTGTCCGAAATGGTGGGGCAACTCTGGCAACCAGAAGTCGGGGTAGTCGGAGCAAAGCTGCTTTACCCCGACCAAACCATTCAACACGCTGGAGTAGTAACGGGCATCGGTGGCTTTGCTGGCCACGGACACAAACACGCCACTCGCTCCGATCATGGTTACTTCGCACGGCTTACTGTGGCCCACGAAGTCGGAGCAGTAACGGGCGCTTGTTTGTTAACCACCCGAAAACTCTGGGATCAAATTGGAGGCCTAGACGCGGAAAACTTCAAAATAGCTTTCAACGATGTCGACTACTGTTTACGGGCGCGTCAAGCCGGCTACAAAGTGATTTGGACGCCTTACGCCGAATTACTCCACCACGAATCAAAATCACGAGGGCTTGATCTGTCCCCAGAAAAAAAAGAACGACTCAACAAAGAAGGCCAAGCCTTGCAGGCCCGGTGGGGAGAACAATTGCTTCTTGACCCGGCGTACAGTCCGAATCTTTCGTTAGACACCGAACGCTTTGAGTTAGCAGACAAGCCACGATTTTCCCCACCATGGGCTCCCGCCAGAAGTTCCTAACTAAAGCGCCATGGTCTCAGTAAGGGCCAAACGATGACTTCGCAAGGGCGAGAACCCGGCGTCAACAAACGATTGGTTAGCGAGAACCGAGTTAACCGGTCGGGGAGCAGGTCGAGGAGGGGAAAAAGCGGAAGTAGCAATAGCGTGCACTCGCTTTGGGTCATAACCGCCGGCTTGAGCCACCTCTTGGGCGAAAGCGAACCAAGAGACCGGGTCGGCATTAGTGAGATGAAAAATACCGGTAGATCGGGCCTCAACGAGTCGTAAAAGCCCGGCGGCTAGGTCATCGACAAAAGTTGGGCAACCAGTCTGATCATCAACAAAAGTTAAGTCGTCATGGCCATTGAGTAAACCCAAAATAGTTTGCAACATGTTTGGTGCATCCGGGC is from Acidimicrobiia bacterium and encodes:
- a CDS encoding glycosyltransferase family 2 protein yields the protein MVTQEPIFHIEDIETVVDNQWQVVGENPAILLDPTTQPIGWTKILFVYQSEPSIMLNPVLSFYKNGERTRIRLDRDKQGLVSHVVKLPPEAIDLRIELLGVRGRFTMGRAEFQNLTRKKSFLAVLLQAIRSWRALAKTPKGVPGGGVAGRTLRYVKRNGIRALVIRLKQAFGQGVGAELLAGRRLADYEALCHGWSLHKEDFERIKSKITEIDEPPIISVVMPVYNPPEKWLRQAIESVLDQAYPYWELCIANDASTQSHVAEVLNEYAHADNRIKVVRREKNGHISAASNSALELAAGKWVALLDHDDVLHPAALFCLADQINKQPNVQFIYTDEDKIDENGVHFQPHFKPDLNKTLLRSQNYVNHFVAVERLRLEKSGRFRSEFDGAQDYDLFLRCTEKLSPEQIAHIPLPLYSWRTTKGSTSADAGAKTYAEKAGRQAVETHLLRLGIKAEVTIGAAPTTYRVKYELPSERPMVSVVIPTRDGVSHLRKCLASLEEHTTYPNYEVVIVDNGSAERETLDFLKSQAQNPQISILRFPGEFNYSAINNAGVNAAKGSIVCLLNDDTEATTSGWLSEMVGQLWQPEVGVVGAKLLYPDQTIQHAGVVTGIGGFAGHGHKHATRSDHGYFARLTVAHEVGAVTGACLLTTRKLWDQIGGLDAENFKIAFNDVDYCLRARQAGYKVIWTPYAELLHHESKSRGLDLSPEKKERLNKEGQALQARWGEQLLLDPAYSPNLSLDTERFELADKPRFSPPWAPARSS